cgcagaggcaccggcagctgctacggatcgttccccttcgaaccccatggcaccacaatagaggtaagagaccttttgaaatctctattggggtgtcggagaaggactgtccgtggggccgtctgtccctgttgggctcacgccatccgaacttattgactgtgcagcaaggtcagatgctgagcggcgtaggggaattgttgccgcccctgtatgcatatgcaaggtgcaaaggtatgcaccggtgttgaggggttgttactgcctcagcaggaggggtttttaccacCTCAAGTGATGCAtagaggtacttgggaatagtacctggaggtacttgggaatagtacctgaagtaaggccttggtgtggtgtggggtgtgtgtgtgtgtgtgtgtgtgtgtgtgtgtgtgtgtgtgtgtgtgtacacaccagtgtaaattgagtgttaccggaagacgcccagagtactctgcgaagtcttttggctcgtgaccagaactactctaacgcaagcccggtaactagaggatcttttaggagatccgacccacggtaagctaactcggcctggcatcgtccggcgaggaggctacctgggtctaggagtgtgtgaacccattttccctccccttttcctctccgtgtgagccactgacagtctgatcatctcactggatgcaacagagtaagcggcgccgtctctctgagactagccaaCGCTCTTTGCTATTGATATTTTGctatttgatattttattttcttacttGTTTTGACTTTagcctacatacaatattttttacaccttatttacacaaggtcgcaacaacttctcacacagttctttctcacCCGCTttacacaatcctcgcttctacaaatctcgcgttattaggattgcagttagcctgactcttgctaacgaactgtcatgcattgcagttccttcctgtcagttctttctttgcttccacaacccccccttttgtactactagtacaacaaacatttttaaatttttatttgcattaagtTTTGGAATTTAGATTTTACATTAGATGCTTTAAttttaggggttttgattggatgtaatgacaatgcatgattagcatgaacatgaaaggtattactattattacgttttttacaacaacaataacaattTTAAGCTAACTAATAgcaacacaagcaataacatttttatagcaataatatgatggggttgttgtacagttttagttataaaacacaatacattatacttagtaTATAAAGTGGATACTTTATAAGCagtatgaaaggcatactttttaacttgatatatattttgaagcatgtgaatttgcccttgtactttaGAGATTTTTTGAACCTtaggtaacagtgaaaacaaattttgaaatttattaGGTATTAAACTAGTTTAATTAAAGGGTatttggaacctaagggctacttgcaaAACTTTATTTGCAGgcccagtaaataatatgattgcctgcagtggtagtgagattaaaatgcatgttttgcaatgtggtgtcattaacatacacacagctgttATTaacttgaaaaagtaagtgtcctgttaGGGTAGTTTCTTGttccctaccctcccagcaaacgtagttataaacagtgacaactttttTTGGCTTtagtttacggatacactgaagctgtgggggttttaACGGCCAAAAAGTTTATTGACTCCCTAACCCCATTCAAATGTCTGGTGTAattccaggagcactgactaaaaattgattgggcataccaggtggtTTAATTTCctagatgtctcggtgaattacccaatcccacatgcatcctccccatggacccagcaggatacggtatgtgggagcccacaccccctcaaccggtccatatgcttggaaggagcactgagaacgtccgcacctccacccagaaagtctccaagtatgtctttATGGCCACAGATTAGATGGTACTTCTGATGTgtttgtaagggcagtgggccaagcctgatgctctagattattccgaatggccatcagctggtcattTAGGAAATTTAGTAACCAACTGTCCTGCAGTCCCGGGCAGTTCTTTTAAAGGAGCCTGGAGTGTCTGTGTTACGCTTTTAGTAAAGTAACGGGCACCTTCCTCAGAAGGACCAGAGTCGGGAGAGCTACTGGGAAGATCAGAATCATCCCTTTGTGGTGATGAGGAGGATTCTGTCCTAGGAGAAGAAAGAACAATTTGTGTAGCTGATACGCGTGGTGGGGAAACTGACACTGCTGGGTGAGGTTTGTTAGCAGGCACAACcggcaggggggaaggaggaggcagggGTTCTGCTCCTGAATGTTACTGAAAAAATCTACAATGTCCTCAGCAGTTTCCTCCTCACTTTCAGCCTTAACTAATTGGGGATAAAGAGGAGCAGAAGGAATTGCTCGAGCAGGAAGACAGCCGGATGCCTTACATTTAAGTTGTAAATTGTATActtggatttttaatttttcctgggagtCCTTTAGACTCCGCACCCGAGACTCGTGGAGTCTCTTTGTTGCTTCCTCCCACCAacagacaaattgctcccactgCGTATCAGAGGCTTTTGGCGAAGCCAGGGTTTTTTTAAGATATGTAAGTTTATCTAAatcgaaggtaccttctagtgggcattgtttagatggatttGCACGCGTGTAAAGATTCCAActatctaaatacctgcaggttgtcGGACCATAATgcacgtacatgaaataagctggggtacccttagggggtgaaagAGAATGCTTAGattgtcccccacccattttccaatcacacacacagggaggaggatgccctgtccgcgctagcggcttATAAACtaaggatccaatggctggaagttgaacttaaagaaattctgactggaaatagagtgtacatttttaaatgatgAGAGTAATgcaccattggaacaattttccaagggtCTTGGCAGATTCTTCATCGCTGAGaatttttaactattttaatatttgtaattaCAATGTTACCAGGTAAATTCAGACAATACTGAACAGTTCAAGTCGCTCTGCTGCTGAATTCCTGCCCAGATAGTTCTTGACATGAACCCTGGAACCTTTCCTGAACCCTCAGTACTAACTTTAATACAGAAAGAGGCAACTCACCGAAATCCCGCTCAGCAGTGAGGAAATCTCCTCAAGGCGACAGGAAAGCAGGGCCCTGAGAATGAGTGTATGAATCTCATGTGTCTGTCACTCGCTGTGCTGGACAGCGACCTTTATGATTACCCTGAAAAGTCCCTGAGGACTCTCAGGTTGGCCAGGAAACCTGGACAATTCCCTCAGCTCcatgagcagcaggaggagcagaaAATAGACCCTAGAGAACTTCAGCTTGAGAGCCTCCCCCGTGAGTGAAGAAATGATTCTCTGATCCCAGAGGCTCAGATTGTCAGAACAAACTGAGTCTTCCAAACTGTTCAGCCTGTTGacagatgtttggctgtgtgcATTTGTTCTTTCTGCCTGCTGTATTGACTCTGGCCAGATAGCCCATACAGCAGGCTACAGTTGAACTgcccaataaatccacagactcGGTTTTCAGTGAAGGAACTTGATCAGATTTATTGGCAACGAGGCATAGTGCTAATGCCTGAGATCAGTGGTTACAGgaacactaacacatgtatgccaaAACTATGGACCGGCTCAGAGAATGGCAGGACTGTCTATTCTCCCCTCATTCAGCGAAAGACATcgcctctgagatacatctttatacgtGGATGCAAACAAGTGATGTATTACTCCTGATGTATTGGGGTGCCACCATCTCATGTATTGAGGTGCCACCCATTGACGTATCCAGGGGCTGTCCATTACCTTGTACGTGTTAGTTTCATCAAACATCTCTATCCATTATGCTGTTATCCTGACCTTATCCTTAAGATAGGTCAGAGTCTTCCCTATATCTTTGGGGAATTGATTTGGCAgcgaggtgttctggtaccacctttctggaatgtgttttgtgacagtgcggactcacccctgcggcgcctcctgttagtcgtccatgggaattagctcttccagcgtcctggagcgccctctgcaggctggtgatctgcTTTGCCACTTggaccccgtgtccctcccggacccggtgcccctttatctgggggcagccccctggcagtaacccctttctctttgggtttcccctccccagggaacccccacccactaaccccacctcacctcagtgtaaggctactgccagtcaccatctagccccacttcctggggcagactgcagtataagccactcatcataggcaaggttgggtctggacctgctgcccctctctggaacccagtgcctctctggggccttggacgaggccctgcagcctggggagttgccagcctggaggtCCCCAGCCCCTCTATCCTTTCCCCAGccttgcctcactctaggcaccctgagcttcccagcagccaggcccttctctctctgaaggcaaagAGAGACTGCTCGGGCTTCTGTCTcgcagccttttatagggaccagctgggcctgattggggcatggcatACATATTCTTGTGCCtagcactacttaggaatgtatgtttctgcaatatcagtcCTGCTCCTGCCAGATTCTTTAAGCCGGGCCTGCCCCTTGCTCataacttaactttgctttagaGCTGCAAAATTTTGACTATTTTAACCCAGGTctcaggcctcacaccaggcctctgCTACAAGGGATTAtttttcaggccctcttcctcaGCCTAGCAATTGATGGTGGCCTTCTTTTCTTTGTGTAATGTACTGCCATCTGCACTATGTGTGGGAATGCTGCCATAAGCTATGGGACCAAAAACCATTTTCAAATGATCGTAGCAGCATAGTGCTGCACACCGCCCGTGCAGTAGTAATATTTAGTCGATTAGCCTCTGAGAAATCACTCCCACCCTGAGGCCAAATGATGTGACCCTAAATTAATACAGGCCAAAGGGCATGGAAAAGGATTTCTTTCCCAGGATACTGCCATCGACAGTATTTGCCAGTATCCCTTTGTGAGCTCTGAAGTGGATATCTATCTGGCAACTCCCAAACGTTCTAGTAGTTCATCGACTCTCTGCATCGGGGAGTAGAGCGTCAAAGTTCAATACCGTTTTGGTGTCTCAGAAATCAATGCAGAAACAGGTTGTGCTATCGTGTGTCAGAACTAGTACCATGGGGACTTCTCCACTCACAGTGTGATTCCTTCACCACTCCCAGGGCCAAAATCACCCGGAGTTCATCTCACATGATATCCCACATTTTACAAGGGATAGGCCACAGAGTTTCCGTGATCTGTTGCCCTGGGGCCATTTCAGTATGGTGGTATTTTAGGTAGGTGTGCCCTGCTGCGGTGAGAACACAGCTGTAAAGGAATCAAACAACTGCTACATCTGGATCTTTTGTTTGGCTACCATCTCTCCCCCATGCTTGCAGACgtttccaggagttctcttgtgtggggagggaggccccTAGATGATGTCTCACCCCACCTTATATAGAATTAACATAtagtgggaatcctttgttccaaaaacagttCCCAGTCCACTACAGGTAACCAAAATGGcgttcagtgtcatgtggtctggtcacattcCTTTGCATGTCCTGCTGAGTCATAGAAGTGATTATCCATAGGCTGCCTGGAGCGTTCTTAGGAAGGCTTgccaggtgggggataagcttctcctaaggcctattgtttccccTAATTGCCGGTTACCCTGAATAGGTCCTTCACAACCCGTTGTCTAGACTGGAagcattttgcctagtgggtgtcatccaggtgtaactacatttgaaatacagatacatagtcaatattcataacttcacatacaaaaatgatacatgcacacaaataagataatcattttcagcaaatcataacttttccaatgacacctgacaagacatatcttgtacaaaatgtatgataattatgtcataattatatcataatcatacactatgaagaatatggggcaaaGTGTCACAAGGTGATAGTCAAGTCCAGAGAAATCCTCTGAGGGAACTAACCAAGccaggtgaatgggcaacatgtCACAATGAGGTCATGAGGAGGATCTCCTCCTAGGCTTTTAAAAGATTCAAATGATAGCAGTAAAGCACATTAGAAAACAGAAtatcaactatacatacaaaatgatgagatctaaattagctgttaccactcaagaaagagatcttgtggTCATCAcagagagttctctgaaaacatctgctcaatatgccacagtcaaaaaagttaacagaatgttaggaactattaggaaagggactgataagaagacagaaaatataataatgcccCTATATAAATACCACActatgaatactgcatgcagttctggtcacctcatctcaaaaaaagatctattagaaatggaaagggtgcagagaagggcaacaaaaataattatgggtatggaacagcttccatgtgaggagagattaaaaagactgacttttcagcttggaaaagagacaactaagaggggatattatagagttctataaaatcgtgactggtgtgtagaaagtaaatatggaagctttgtttactccttcacataacacaagaaccaggggtcactcaaggaaatgaataggcagcaggttaaaaacaaggaaaaggaaGTActacacacaacacacagtcaacctgtggaactcattgccagggcatgTTGCACTGGTGAGCCCACatattgagtccagttttgggccccccactacagaaagaatgtggacaaattggagagagtccagtggcaatgaaaatgattaagaaactggggcacatgacttatgaggagaggctgagggaattgggcttatttagtctgcagaagagaagagtgaggggggatttgatagctgctttcaactacctgcggtgtcagagctgggaagggggacacggggtaaaGGCTCTGTGGCATTAGAGCTACGAACAAAACTCTGGGTAATGGACTCTACCAGCgtgtagagctatggatatgcttgcttggaactaaccccaataaacatcacattgcctgcactttggacttctggtcttctgcatgacaagaaccaggggatgggtgaagggaaagccctctacaGGAGAGAGCACTGTTTGGTGATGAAGTGATAAGCCATTAGATGTAAGGAACTTCTCAGACCATGAACTTCCACAATACTCAGCTCAGACAAACTGGGACAGAGCACACTTGATTAATGAGGCGGCATCctttccccattttgtcacataGGTTTAAAGTCAGTGGCCCCCAGCGATCACCTTTTGCAGGTGTATTTGCCCACTTTCTCACGAAGCTCTTTGGTTTTGACCCCATAAATGATAGGGTTGAGCATGGGagggatgaggaagaagaggtcGGCCAAGATAATGTGAACATGGGGAGCGATGCCCTGACCAAACCGGTGTGTCAGAGTGGAGAAGAGGAAAAGAATACAAGATGTCAGCATCACACATATGTGGGTTGTGCAGGTGTTGAGGGCTTTCGGGTGAGCCTTCTTGGAGGAGATTCTGAGGATGGCCCTGATGATCAGACCATAGGACAGGGCAACAAGCGTCAGATCTAACCCGATGACAACAAATGCCATCACCAAGCCGTACATCCTGTTGACTGTGATGTCCCCACACGACATCTTTGCCACAGCCATGTGCTCGCAGTACGTGTGGGAGATAATGCGGTTGGCACAGAATGGCAGCCTGCTCAGGAGCAGGGGCATGGGCAGAATGAAGAGAAAAGCTCTTATCAAACCCAAGAGCCCTAGCTTAGCTATTCGTGTGTTGGTGAGGATAGTGGCATATCTCAGAGGGCTACATATGGCAACGTAGCGATCGAAGGCCATTGTCACGAGGACGGCTGAGTGCATAACAGAAACTGCATGAAGGAAGAATGtctgggtgaggcagccacccATAGTAATTCCtttcaaattgaaccaaaatatacacagtgcctTCGGCACGACAGAGGTAGATATGCCGATATCTGTGAGcgccagcatgcagagcagcaggtACATTGGCTTGTGCAGGGTCTGCTCTTTGCCTACAACAAACAGAACAGTGAAATTTCCCAAAAGGCCGATAATGTAGAATgtagagaaagggatggaaatccaCATATGCACATCTTCCAGGCCAGGGATGCCCATTAGGATAAATGCTGAAGGGTCAGAGGGGGTGAAGTTGAAAGATGCCATGAGATGGTTGATGCGTCGATCAGGCTCAGAAATGCTCAAGGTGCCTGTGAAGGGAGAAAAGCACAGCAAGGGGGTTACACATTTTATAACAAATAGTACAGtaaatattttatagttattaACAATCTAGAAAGGGGCTGAGCAGTGACTGGCAACATTTACAGATGGCGCCAGATTATTTAGGTGATAGTCAAGTCCAGAGAAGTCCTCTGAGGGAGCTAACCAAGCcaggtgaatgggcagcatgatggCATATGAACTTTAATGTGAACAACTGCAACGTATATGCCGATTGGAGGGAAAATCTTGAACTTCTCAAACACATTACAAGGTTCTAATTTAACTTTATGAACTCCGGACACAGACCTGGGTGTCATAGTACAGAGTTCTGTGAAACCCTGCTCACAGTGCAAGCAGAAACTAAGCAAAACATTGGGATCCAGAAGGAGTTGGATGGGGAATCACAGAAAATGCAATGCCATAAGATCTGTCAGTCAATGCTTTACCCTTCTCTGGACTCCTCTGTGTAGTACTGGGCACTCTTCTCACACAGGACATTGCAGAACTAGAGGAGTTCAGGGAATGATCAAGGGCCTGGGAAAATTCTCATATGGAGACAGAGATTGTTACCTTACAAAAGGGAGGAATAGGAGCCGGTATGAGAACAGTCTATAAATTACTTGTAGAGAGTAGATCGGGAATGTATTCtgcctgtctcataacacaagatcaagAGGACATTCAATTAAACTGAAATGTCGTAAAttcaaaacagattaaaaaaagaatactTTCTTCACTCAATGCCTAATTTGACTGAGGAACTCATTACCACAAGAGATAATTGAGGCCATGAGCTAAGCAAGAATCAGTAAGGTTTGGACATTTACATGGATAGTGAGACTATCCAGTTATAATACTTacagctaaataaatatttttgaaagccTATACACCCATGTTTTTCAGGGCACAGAACAATCTCTAGCTGTTAGGCATTAGGGTGACACACTCATGATGGTCAGGTcatccctccccatccacccACTGCTGGGTTTCTTACACCTACTGCAGCACCTAGGACTGTCACTGTCAGAgagaggacactggactagatggagcaTAGGTCTGATCCACGATGCAATTCCTATATTGGAAAAGACCCAGGTATCCCTCATGGAAACAGACATTATCCTGCTCGGCTATGACTTTGTGCTCAACAGAATGGACACTAGGGGCACAAGAGTTTTGGTATTTAGGGATACAGGTTCCTCCCTCTCCGGGtccatatattatttaaatgGTGAAAGTAATTAAACATCGGGACAATTTACCGAGGGTCTTGgcagattcttcatcactgagaatttttatatcaaggttggatgtttctctaaaagttCTGCTCTATAAATAATTTTGGAGAAATTCtcaggcctgtgttatacaaactagatgatcacagtggtaccttctggcctttgaatctatgaacaTGTCCCCAGGAGTACCCGAGCTTACTGAAGGCATTTTTTCTATTCATGACCATGTTGAATTTAGCCCTATGGGGAGAAATTCTTATTTGACTGTGGCACCTTGGAAATGTTACACTAGGTGTGTATTTCACGAGGCTGAGGGATGCCATGAGGCACTGCATGGATGAACGTTTTAGGTGAGAAAAATAATGACTTGACCCCATGAAATCTCTGCACTGAGGAATGAACGTACAAGCATCACCGTGAATGGCTAACAGAGATGGCTAGAAAATGGTCACAGAGCATCCTGGGTTTAACGTCTGTTTCCCAGTTGCCCACTGTTTCAGACAGCTGCCGGCGGCTACTGCACATGGCAGCTGTATTTACCTAGGCCCTCCCATGTCCCAGAGTTGCCCGCTCTCATTATACAATGTGCAAACTTCTCAGCTTGCTAGTTATTCCTGTGTAGCAGTCCCTAAAGCTGCACACAGTGTGTTTGGGTGTAACAAGAGCAGCAGCACAGGTGTCCTGGCATTTGCCTCCCTCTGTGAGATTTCTCACAGGTGAGACAGTCACTGATCTCCCCCCCACCAAGGGAGCAGGTGTGATGGGAGACACTCAACCCCTTCAAAGGACGAGCTGTGGGGAGCATGGGGCAGCTCGGCGGTTGTGGGAGCCAGGGGTGACTGGGGAGCATGGAGAAGACTCTGGTGACCAGCATGCTGTTGGAATCGGGGCAgcctgggatggggaaggagagtaCGGACAGGGGGTCAGAATATGATGGGAGATAGGACCAGATGAGAAGCAAAGATCAATGGTACTTTCCACCAGTGAAATGCCTGAAGTTATGTAATTAGCATTCAACAACAATTGGAAATACCCAGGCTGCAGTTCTGTGGCTTTCCAGGGCAGAGACCCTGAGACGCCCCAAACGCACTCGGGGCCAGAAAAGGTCCCAGCACTGGTCTTGGACCAACAATCACAAAGAAAAAATCAATTTCAGCAGCGCTGCCTGCCTGTCCGTGTACATGCCGCTTTATGCCACCACAACCACCAGCGCTGCCCGCCTGTCTGTATACACCCCGTCTTTCCCCacaacccccagcactgcccaccTGTACATGTACacccctctctccagcccaatAACCTTCAGTGCTACCCGCCTGTCTGTATACACCCCCTGTCTTTCCCCacaacccccagcactgcccaccTGTACATGTACacccctctctccagcccaatAACCTTCAGTGCTGCCCGCCTGTCTGTATACACCCCCTGTCTTTCCCCacaacccccagcactgcccaccTGTACATGTACACCACTCTCTCCAGCCCAATAACCTTCAGTGCTACCCGCCTGTCTGTGTGcatccccctgcctgccccacaaccCCAAGCGCTGCCCACCTGTCCATGTATGTCCCCCACCCTTACAACTTCCAGTCCTGTCACACCATGATACCCCTCACTGAGGACCAAATCCTGGTGCCAGACCCCACAGCGACAGCTCACAGAAATACCTCCACAGGCTATGTTAAACTCAGTGTCCTCCTGCACTGGGGAAAAGGGGGAGCTCAGCCTGAACTGCCTTTCCAGGGATGAAGGGAACCCGCGCAGCctgtgcagggaaggagagagagacagacctaGTGGGAGGGACGGAGGACCTGGAGACTAAAAGGAGCCAGTGTGAGTAACTCTTCCTTAAAATGACACACAGCTTTAACGTATTGCAGCCCCTTAGAAACCCAGACAGCCCTTCCTGAGGCTGCTTTTCCATGCTGGCAATTGCTGATGTTACCACGAGGCTGTAGCGGGACTGCTCATGGGAGGAGAGATGGTCCAAATGGGGGACTTTGTCAGAGACAATCTGTTACTGTGTGGTCCTCATTACATTACAgtctgagacacacacacacccttccccccgCCCAAAGAGTTCTCATTATGCCTCTTTGGTCTGTGCATTAGGCAGGATGTGAATTCTCTATTTCACCCGGTTTCAGGACTCCACACCACTGTGATCTAGGTACTGCAcgtccccccaccctcccataaAGACACACAGTCACTTTATTCCTGGACCTCCCCTAAGCCAGAgacatgtttttctttttcctgctttttGGTGCTTGTTGTCCTCTCCAAAACCAGAGATGCAGGGGCACAAAGAGAGcagacccctctcccccctgccaaGTAATTGTTATCCTAATTGTTTTGAACCTCTAAGCCTGTGAGTTTGAGATTTCAGCAACTCTCCTGTCAGATCTTCTTTAGTCCAAATGAGCTCACCTGTCCTTAGATGCCACTGGAtgactccagttgaagtcactggaggCTTGTGGCCGGTGTAAACCAGGCCAATTTTTTAACTCCCTACAAGTGGATTGAGGGTGAAGTCCTGGCCaagttgggagttttgccattgaactcAACAGGACCAAGATTTCACTCTTAGTGTTTAACTTTCGGCTGCCAGCTGTGAAAATCACGGATTCAGGTCCTGCTGCAGAAAGTATTATTCTGTCATGGTGCTGAAAGAGTCTGAAGGAAACCCCCAGTTTAGGTGGTGTTCTGAGACCGTGCATgagagatggagattccaaaacACAGGGGCCCTGATTTTACTCTCAGGGAGGCCAGTGGCAATCTGGAGTgacccactgaaatcagaaaGTGAGAGTAAAATCTGGCCAGTGTGTGACCCTCTCTCATTGTGAACCCTCTGTTAACACAGATACACACTTCAGAGGCTTTGCCTTCACTTCTTAACAGGACAGTGACATTTGGAAAACTTGAGCAAACCAGAGGAAAATACACACAGCCCAAAAAAGGGAAGCTACTGAGACAGATAGAAGGACACAGTAAGAGACAAGGAACTtatcttaaaaacaaatatttgtctaaACTATTTACAATAATTGTTTTGTTCCAATTTTACCAGGTAAATCCCTCGGTGTTTCTGACAATACTAAACAGTTCAAGTTGCCGTGCTGGTGAATTCCTGCCCAGATGGTTCTTACTTTGAACTCTGGAACCCTTCCTGAGCCCTTAGCACTAACTTTATTGCAGAAACTGGCAACTCACCTAAATCCCACTCCGCAGAGAGAGGAAATCTCCTTACTGCAACAGGAAGGCAGAACCGTGAGAAGCAGCGTATGAATCTCATGTCTGACACTCGGCGTGCTGGACAGCGACCTTTATGATTCCCCTGTACAGTCCCTGTGGACTCCCAGTTTGGCCAGGACTCCCAGACAATTCCCTGGGCTCCATGAGCAGTGGGGGGAGCAG
The Emys orbicularis isolate rEmyOrb1 chromosome 1, rEmyOrb1.hap1, whole genome shotgun sequence DNA segment above includes these coding regions:
- the LOC135882691 gene encoding olfactory receptor 52P1-like; its protein translation is MASFNFTPSDPSAFILMGIPGLEDVHMWISIPFSTFYIIGLLGNFTVLFVVGKEQTLHKPMYLLLCMLALTDIGISTSVVPKALCIFWFNLKGITMGGCLTQTFFLHAVSVMHSAVLVTMAFDRYVAICSPLRYATILTNTRIAKLGLLGLIRAFLFILPMPLLLSRLPFCANRIISHTYCEHMAVAKMSCGDITVNRMYGLVMAFVVIGLDLTLVALSYGLIIRAILRISSKKAHPKALNTCTTHICVMLTSCILFLFSTLTHRFGQGIAPHVHIILADLFFLIPPMLNPIIYGVKTKELREKVGKYTCKR